A single genomic interval of Chitinophaga sp. 180180018-3 harbors:
- a CDS encoding efflux RND transporter periplasmic adaptor subunit, producing the protein MFKRFHLIICSCYALSAFLLPACKATTEQAAKVTGDRVSVAVVRQQSAAATITLPGEVESPFTTELGFTVPGRIQHLYVDEGALVKRGQRLAELEQSVSAATKAIAVKATDATKDRFAASRQLDSTGSIARAKYLEDFHQLESALASEKLATVQQEQCNLLAPADGIIIARYVDIGSLVQPGARAFMFLKKAAPKIVCMVPSGLRRQLKEGMVCEIIAAGDSTRLAGKIAFINPVPDPIDKQFRIKIHMDIPQTALPPATAVSVSFPGQFTSGLTVSQAAVRIDDSGRPFVFAIRKNTCKKTFIEVKGGSGQKDALIIQGLAAGDSVVVAGADNLDNKPIIPILNPY; encoded by the coding sequence ATGTTTAAACGCTTTCATCTAATTATCTGTTCCTGCTATGCTCTGTCTGCATTTCTTTTGCCTGCCTGCAAGGCCACAACAGAACAGGCTGCCAAAGTTACCGGTGACCGCGTTAGTGTTGCCGTAGTTAGGCAGCAAAGCGCAGCCGCTACAATAACCTTACCCGGTGAAGTAGAATCACCTTTTACCACCGAGCTTGGATTTACGGTACCAGGTAGAATTCAACATTTGTATGTAGATGAAGGTGCTTTGGTGAAACGTGGACAACGCCTGGCGGAATTGGAACAATCCGTGTCTGCGGCCACCAAGGCAATTGCTGTGAAAGCAACGGATGCAACGAAAGACCGTTTTGCAGCCTCCCGGCAGTTAGATAGTACGGGCAGCATCGCCCGTGCAAAATACCTGGAAGACTTCCACCAACTGGAATCGGCACTTGCATCTGAAAAATTGGCAACGGTGCAACAGGAACAATGTAATTTGTTGGCGCCTGCAGACGGTATTATCATTGCCCGTTATGTAGATATAGGCTCGCTTGTACAACCAGGTGCAAGGGCCTTTATGTTCCTGAAAAAAGCTGCTCCAAAAATAGTTTGCATGGTGCCCAGCGGGTTGCGGCGGCAACTAAAGGAAGGCATGGTGTGCGAAATTATCGCGGCTGGTGACAGTACCCGACTAGCGGGAAAGATCGCCTTCATTAACCCCGTTCCGGACCCTATCGATAAACAATTCCGCATAAAGATCCATATGGATATACCGCAAACTGCATTGCCACCCGCTACCGCCGTTTCGGTTAGTTTTCCCGGACAATTTACGTCGGGACTTACTGTATCCCAAGCCGCCGTGCGAATAGACGACAGTGGACGCCCGTTTGTTTTTGCTATTCGTAAAAACACCTGCAAGAAAACGTTTATTGAGGTAAAAGGTGGCAGCGGCCAAAAAGACGCCCTTATTATTCAGGGCCTCGCCGCAGGTGACAGCGTTGTGGTAGCCGGTGCGGATAACCTGGACAACAAGCCTATCATTCCTATACTTAACCCATATTGA